CGAAGGTAGCCCAGGCCCACTTCGGCCAGTGTGCGCAGTTTGCGTTCGATAGCCGGGATTTTTTCAAAGAATTCCAATGCTTCGTTGATGGTCATTTCCAGTACATCGGCGATGCTTTTGCCGTTGTATTTTACTTCCAGCGTTTCTTTATTATAGCGGCGCCCGCCGCATTGTTCACAGGTGACATAGACATCGGGAAGAAAATGCATTTCGATCTGGATAATGCCATCGCCTTTGCACTTCTCACAGCGCCCGCCTTTGACGTTGAAACTGAAGCGGCCCACTTTGTATCCGCGCATTTTTGACGCGGGCAGCTTGGAAAACACATCACGAATCAGGGTAAAGGCGCCGGTGTAGGTGGCCGGATTACTGCGAGGGGTACGTCCAATGGGTGACTGGTCGATGACGATGACTTTATCGAAATGCTCCAGTCCTTTAATTTCCTTATGTTTCCCCGGTTTTTCCTTTGACTGATAAAAATGGCGGAACAGTGCACGGCGCAAAATATCATCGATCAGCGAGCTTTTTCCACTGCCTGACACGCCCGTAACACAGACAAATAACCCGACGGGAATGCGTACGTCAATCGTCTTCAAATTATTGGCTTCGGCACCGATAATTTCCAGATAGCCCCGTTCCGGCTTGATACGCGTTTCTGGAATTTCTATTTTCATTTCACCGCGCATATATTGCGCTGTCAGCGAAGCCGCCGACCGCATCAGGGCTGCGGGCGTTCCATTAAAAATCACTTCGCCGCCGTGGGCTCCGGCACCGGGACCCATATCGATGACATAATCGGCACAGCGGATGGTTTCCTCATCATGTTCCACCACAACGACGGTATTGCCGATATCACGCAAATTCTTCAGCGTTTTAATCAGTTTCTCGTTATCGCGCGAATGCAGTCCGATGCTTGGTTCATCCAGCACATAAAGCACACCCACCAAACCTGCCCCGACCTGCGTGGCCAGTCGAATACGCTGGGCCTCCCCGCCGGACAGCGTTCCGCTTTCCCGATCCAGCGAGAGGTACTGCAGTCCCACCGACTGCATAAAACCAAGCCGTTCCCGAATATCCTTAATGACCTCCCGGGCAATATGCTGCTGCTGTTCTGTCAGATTCAGTGAATCAAAAAAATCGATAGCCTTCTTCACGGACAGACCGCACACATCCATAATCGACTGACCTTCAATGGTACACGCCAGCACTTCCGGTTTCAGGCGCAGCCCTTTGCAGTCGGGACAAGGCTCCTTCATCATATACGTGCGCAATTTCTGGCGGATGTAATCGCTCTCCGTATCATCCATCCGTCGAATCAAATTCGGAATCACCCCTTCAAAAGGTTTACTGATTTTATGCCAGCTACCACTGCGCCAGAAACGATACTCCACGGATTCTTCACCCGATCCGTACAAAATGATTTTTCGTTGTTCTCCGGTTAAATCCTTGAAGGGCGTATCCATGTCGATGCGGCCGAATATTGCTGCCGCTTCCAGCAGGGTTCTATAGTAATTGATCAGGCGACGACCACCGCGCCGCCAGATTTCAATGGCTCCTTCATTCAATGAGCGGGAGGGATCGGGTACGACTAGGGACTCATCATAAATCAGAATACTGCCCAGTCCGTGACAGGTCGGACACGCTCCGTAAGGACTGTTAAACGAGAACGAACGAGGAATCAATTCATCGAAACTAATCCCGCAATGCAGGCAGGCATTTTTCTCCGAATACAATTTTTCATCCCAGGTTTCAGTGCCTTTGGGCATGATGAGCGCAAGCAAGATACCCTCGCCCAGTCGCAGTGCCGTTTCCACAGAATCGGTCAGACGACTGCGAATCCCATCCTTGATCACCAAACGATCTACGACCACTTCGACGGAATGCTTGGTTTTCTTATTCAGCTTGGGATTTTTACTTTCCAGCTCCATCAGTTCCCCATCGACACGCATACGCACATAGCCTTGGTGCCGAATCTCATTAAACACCTCATCCTGCGCGCCCTTGCGTCCCCGGACCAGCGGAGCCAGCAACATCATCCTCGCCCCTTCGGGAGCACTTAAAATCTGTTCCACCACCTCTTCGGCACTCTGGCGGGTGATGGGGCGGCCGCACAGATGACAGTGAGCCTGGCCGACATGGGCAAACAACAGGCGCATATAATCATAAATCTCTGTAGTTGTCGCCACGGTAGAACGCGGATTGGAACCGGCGGTACGCTGTTCAATGGAAATCGCCGGCGACAGACCCTCGATATAATCCACATCGGGTTTCTGCATCTGTTCCAGAAACTGGCGGGCATAGGCAGACAGACTTTCCACATATTTACGCTGGCCTTCCGCATACAGCGTATCAAACGCCAACGACGATTTGCCTGAGCCGCTGAGGCCCGTAATCACCGTCAATTTATCCCTGGCAATTTCCACATGGATATTTTTCAGATTATGTTCACGTGCACCGGCAACGACAATACTGTCCTTCTTTGAACTCACAGTCCGCTCCTTATTGATCTATCTGGTCCGTGCGCGGAAACACGCGAAAGACTTTGTCTCCGCGTCGCACCTTATCAGCGACAGACAGGGTCACCACATCATCTTTTACGGCCACATCCTGAGGCTTTCCATCCACATGCAACGCCTCAATTTCACCTGATATCACCCCCGTGGATGATCCTTCGACTAAAAAGACATCGCCCGGCTTTAATTCAGCTTTTTTCAACGTAAACTCCATCACACCGATACGCGAAAAATAATTAGAAACCACACCCAGCTGTTCCCTCTGCAAGGTCGACTGCGAGTGACCGGAGGCACTCCACTCACCCAGTTTTTCACCGCAATAATACCCGCCCTGCCAAAAGCCCCGGTTGTAGACCGTGCCGAGGCGCATTTTCCACTCCTCGATACGTTCCGGCGTATAGCCGCCCACTGCAACGGCTTCCACAGCCTCGCGATAGACAGAAACCACCATGGAAACATAATCAGCCGTGCGGCCGCGGCCTTCGATCTTTAACACACTCACCCCGCTTTGAAGCAACCGATCCAGCACATCGATGGTGCACAAATCTTTAGGTGACATGACAAAATGATTATCCACCACCAGTTCATCGCCGGTTTCGTCGTCGATCACCCGGTATTTACGCCGGCAGGTCTGAAAACACGCCCCCCGATTGGCCGAACTGTTGTACTGCCCCAGACTCATATAACACTTGCCCGACACCGCCACACAGAGGGCGCCATGCGCAAATATTTCGATTTGAAGCAGGCGTCCCGACGGACCGCACAGCTGCTCCACTTCTATGGTTCGGCAGATTCTTTGAATCTGCGGCAACGTGCATTCTCTCGCCAGCACCATGACATCGGCATACTGCGCGTAAAAGCGTACCGCCGTCATATTACAGATATTGGTCTGCACAGAAATATGCACCTCCAGACCGATGGTATGCGCATATTGAATCACAGCGATATCCGACGCGATAATGGCGGTGACCCCGCAGGATAATGCCGCGTCACAGAGTGCTTTCATATCCGCCATTTCCTCGTCATACACAATGGTATTGACCGTCAGATAACTACGTACCCGGCACCAGCGGCAGATACGGACAATGCGTTTCAAATCCTCCATCTGAAACGCGGCGGCCCTGGCGCGCATATTGAGTCGGCCCACCCCGAAATACACTGACCCGGCACCTGCACGAATCGCCGCACTCAGTGCCGCATAATTGCCGGCAGGAGCCATAATTTCGACCGATGGATTCA
This window of the Spartobacteria bacterium genome carries:
- the uvrA gene encoding excinuclease ABC subunit UvrA; amino-acid sequence: MSSKKDSIVVAGAREHNLKNIHVEIARDKLTVITGLSGSGKSSLAFDTLYAEGQRKYVESLSAYARQFLEQMQKPDVDYIEGLSPAISIEQRTAGSNPRSTVATTTEIYDYMRLLFAHVGQAHCHLCGRPITRQSAEEVVEQILSAPEGARMMLLAPLVRGRKGAQDEVFNEIRHQGYVRMRVDGELMELESKNPKLNKKTKHSVEVVVDRLVIKDGIRSRLTDSVETALRLGEGILLALIMPKGTETWDEKLYSEKNACLHCGISFDELIPRSFSFNSPYGACPTCHGLGSILIYDESLVVPDPSRSLNEGAIEIWRRGGRRLINYYRTLLEAAAIFGRIDMDTPFKDLTGEQRKIILYGSGEESVEYRFWRSGSWHKISKPFEGVIPNLIRRMDDTESDYIRQKLRTYMMKEPCPDCKGLRLKPEVLACTIEGQSIMDVCGLSVKKAIDFFDSLNLTEQQQHIAREVIKDIRERLGFMQSVGLQYLSLDRESGTLSGGEAQRIRLATQVGAGLVGVLYVLDEPSIGLHSRDNEKLIKTLKNLRDIGNTVVVVEHDEETIRCADYVIDMGPGAGAHGGEVIFNGTPAALMRSAASLTAQYMRGEMKIEIPETRIKPERGYLEIIGAEANNLKTIDVRIPVGLFVCVTGVSGSGKSSLIDDILRRALFRHFYQSKEKPGKHKEIKGLEHFDKVIVIDQSPIGRTPRSNPATYTGAFTLIRDVFSKLPASKMRGYKVGRFSFNVKGGRCEKCKGDGIIQIEMHFLPDVYVTCEQCGGRRYNKETLEVKYNGKSIADVLEMTINEALEFFEKIPAIERKLRTLAEVGLGYLRVGQPATTLSGGEAQRVKLSAELSKRGTGKTLYILDEPTTGLHFADVHKLLEVLSGLRDSGNTILVIEHNMDVIKTADHIIDLGPEGGEGGGTIVAEGTPEEIIKVAASHTGAFLKDYIAR
- a CDS encoding U32 family peptidase; this encodes MNPSVEIMAPAGNYAALSAAIRAGAGSVYFGVGRLNMRARAAAFQMEDLKRIVRICRWCRVRSYLTVNTIVYDEEMADMKALCDAALSCGVTAIIASDIAVIQYAHTIGLEVHISVQTNICNMTAVRFYAQYADVMVLARECTLPQIQRICRTIEVEQLCGPSGRLLQIEIFAHGALCVAVSGKCYMSLGQYNSSANRGACFQTCRRKYRVIDDETGDELVVDNHFVMSPKDLCTIDVLDRLLQSGVSVLKIEGRGRTADYVSMVVSVYREAVEAVAVGGYTPERIEEWKMRLGTVYNRGFWQGGYYCGEKLGEWSASGHSQSTLQREQLGVVSNYFSRIGVMEFTLKKAELKPGDVFLVEGSSTGVISGEIEALHVDGKPQDVAVKDDVVTLSVADKVRRGDKVFRVFPRTDQIDQ